The sequence CTGCTCTTTGATCCGATCCCTTCTTCAGTCGAGCTAATAGATCACacttcaacaatctccaccttgattctttcaggtTGAATGCTGCTCTCCAATCTAGCCATCTTTGGCTTTCCAATcaccgcattaactaagtccaaaTACTTCTTGAACATAGAATACGGCAGTGACTTTGTCATAATATATGAAGGATTTTCTTCAGATGTTATCTTCTCAAGGATCACATCTCCTTTTTCAATGACATCTCTGACGAAATACATCTTTACATCTATGTGTTTCGAACGTTCATGATAAACTTGGTATTTTGTCAAGTGTATCGCACTTTGGTTGTCACAGTGTACTACAACTTGATCTTGCTTCACACCAAGCTCTGTTATCATCCCTTTTAGCCACAATCCTTATTTTATTGCCTCGGTAACAACTATGAATTCTGCTTCAATGATAGAAAGGGCAACCATCGACTGTAGATTAGACTTCCAAGTAAGGTGGACACATATCCAGTCAATGACTTCCTCGTGTCTAAATTCCCAGCAAAATCCGAATCCACATATCCAATCACTAGATCAATTCCATCTTGCTGTTTCTCAAACTTCAGCCCAAGCCCACTAGTATTTATAAGATATCTGAGAATCCATTTAAGATCTTCCCAATGATATGTACCTCGATTAGCCGTAAACCTTGACACAACACTGATTGCATGTTCCAAATCAGGCCCACTACATaccattccatatatgagactcCCAACCCCACTAACATATGGAATACAAGCCATTTTCATCTTGTCCTCCTCACTTTAAGGTGACTGACTAGATGATAGCTTCAAATGCTGTCCCAGAGGGGTTAGAACAGGCTTCGCTTGATTCATGTTAAACTTCAGAACTACCTTC comes from Henckelia pumila isolate YLH828 chromosome 4, ASM3356847v2, whole genome shotgun sequence and encodes:
- the LOC140862423 gene encoding secreted RxLR effector protein 161-like: MACIPYVSGVGSLIYGMVCSGPDLEHAISVVSRFTANRGTYHWEDLKWILRYLINTSGLGLKFEKQQDGIDLVIGYVDSDFAGNLDTRKSLTGYVSTLLGSLIYSRWLPFLSLKQNS